In Phormidium yuhuli AB48, one genomic interval encodes:
- a CDS encoding phycocyanobilin:ferredoxin oxidoreductase — protein sequence MTSSVRSQQHPLIQKLADAIESTWQTYLDLEPYHLPEDLGYVEGRLEGEKLVIENRCYQSREFRKMHLELAKVGKNLDILHCVMFPHPTYALPMFGTDLVGGRGQISAAIVDLSPTTENLTLSQDYQQNLAALPQLDFAQVRDLPDWGDIFSDFCLFIRPSDEAEEQQFIERVRDYLKLHCERARASEPVEGDAIAQIRAGQLYYCNKQRQNDKTRRVLEKAFGEAWAERYMTSVLFDLPPDSQT from the coding sequence ATGACCTCTTCGGTGCGATCGCAGCAACATCCCCTAATTCAAAAACTCGCCGATGCCATTGAGTCCACATGGCAAACCTACCTCGACCTTGAACCCTATCATCTTCCCGAGGATTTAGGCTACGTGGAAGGCCGACTGGAGGGGGAAAAACTGGTGATTGAGAATCGCTGTTACCAGTCGCGGGAGTTTCGTAAGATGCACCTAGAACTGGCCAAAGTGGGCAAGAACCTGGACATTCTCCATTGTGTCATGTTTCCCCACCCCACCTATGCCCTGCCCATGTTTGGCACCGATTTGGTGGGGGGACGGGGACAAATTAGCGCCGCCATTGTCGATTTATCCCCCACAACCGAGAATCTAACCCTCTCGCAAGACTATCAGCAAAACTTAGCCGCCTTACCGCAATTAGACTTTGCCCAAGTGCGTGATTTACCCGACTGGGGTGATATTTTTTCGGACTTTTGCCTCTTTATTCGTCCGTCCGATGAAGCAGAAGAACAGCAATTTATCGAACGGGTCAGGGACTATCTGAAACTACACTGTGAACGGGCCCGCGCCAGTGAACCCGTCGAGGGGGATGCGATCGCCCAAATTCGGGCCGGCCAGTTGTATTACTGTAACAAACAACGTCAAAACGATAAGACCCGGCGTGTATTGGAGAAGGCATTTGGCGAGGCTTGGGCAGAACGTTATATGACCTCAGTTCTCTTTGACTTGCCCCCAGACAGCCAAACCTAG
- a CDS encoding DUF305 domain-containing protein codes for MKLFNQFTRTGLGLTAALTLGLAGCNVAEDADSPMADGGPMTEESQEMSPEDPMATEPGQGMDHGQDPAMSGEAMGDPMDGQGMHMAAMYLGPADDEFELRFLDAMIIHHEGAIDMAEEALEKSEREEVRQLSQEIIESQEDEIAQMEQWRDEWHADAPEERQMYDAQMSQTVEMDETTKSAMQMDMELGGADEDFDLRYINAMIAHHEGALDMARQAMENSDEPELQAFAQTVIETQTAEIQEMLALRDSWYMGADG; via the coding sequence ATGAAACTTTTTAATCAATTCACTCGCACCGGCTTAGGGTTAACAGCTGCCCTAACCTTGGGACTGGCAGGTTGCAATGTTGCAGAAGATGCCGACTCCCCCATGGCCGATGGGGGACCGATGACCGAGGAATCCCAAGAGATGAGTCCTGAAGACCCCATGGCGACCGAACCCGGTCAGGGGATGGATCACGGGCAAGACCCAGCCATGTCTGGAGAAGCCATGGGAGACCCAATGGACGGTCAGGGAATGCACATGGCCGCAATGTATCTTGGCCCCGCCGATGACGAGTTTGAACTGCGCTTCCTCGATGCCATGATTATTCATCATGAGGGAGCCATTGATATGGCCGAAGAAGCTCTAGAGAAATCGGAACGAGAAGAGGTTCGCCAACTGTCTCAGGAAATCATTGAGAGCCAAGAAGACGAAATCGCCCAGATGGAACAGTGGCGCGATGAGTGGCATGCTGATGCGCCTGAGGAGCGTCAGATGTATGATGCTCAAATGTCTCAAACCGTGGAGATGGACGAGACGACTAAGTCTGCCATGCAAATGGATATGGAATTGGGTGGCGCTGATGAGGATTTTGATCTACGCTACATCAATGCCATGATTGCCCATCATGAAGGGGCTTTAGATATGGCTCGTCAGGCGATGGAAAATAGCGATGAGCCGGAACTGCAAGCGTTTGCTCAAACTGTGATTGAGACGCAAACCGCTGAAATTCAAGAAATGCTGGCCCTGCGGGATAGCTGGTACATGGGTGCTGATGGCTAA
- the patD gene encoding heterocyst frequency control protein PatD, whose amino-acid sequence MSTNPYLELQERLQRLETPQANPPLTVQVNSLQQWFQQTLLSPENARPQAEQSLLVELHKQLRLLATDAAFLQSAKTPQTQQQRQQQMGDRLKTLQRYCQHLLNPEDKT is encoded by the coding sequence ATGTCAACGAATCCTTACCTGGAGCTACAGGAACGACTACAGCGCCTAGAGACCCCCCAGGCGAACCCCCCCCTAACAGTGCAGGTCAACAGCCTACAACAATGGTTTCAGCAGACGCTCCTCAGCCCCGAGAATGCGCGCCCCCAAGCGGAACAGTCCCTATTGGTGGAACTGCACAAACAACTGCGGCTGCTGGCCACCGACGCCGCCTTTCTCCAATCCGCCAAAACCCCGCAAACCCAACAGCAGCGGCAGCAACAGATGGGCGATCGCCTCAAGACCCTACAACGCTATTGTCAGCATTTACTCAATCCCGAGGACAAGACATAA
- a CDS encoding dipeptide ABC transporter ATP-binding protein — translation MPEHILPLPLFPVLFSPLTLLHIDQLRIAYPQTDPNDPLTWAVDDVSFQLAPGDRLGVVGESGCGKSTLGRAFMGLLPPGSHLEGDIRFQGQSILSRSPGQLRKFRGEEIALIFQDPMTRLNPLMTIGDHCIETLQAHRPKLRFQDAKTQALNTLEAVKIPRNRWSQYPHEFSGGMRQRVAIALALLLNPKLIIADEPTTSLDVTVSAEILDELRGLCDEQNLALMLISHDIALVGEYCDRLAIMTEGKIVETGNTREILQSPQHPYSQSLLNAVRELQEVQPPPPPDPTSSISPLLQVENLQQHYSLEQNLIERLFRKGKPETIKAVDNVNLSLYPGEIFGLVGESGCGKSTLSRTILQLVKPTAGRVSFLGRDLGQLSPQQLRQQRRQMQMIFQDPHACLNPMMTVGDSIADPLLIHGLAKGKAAQDQVLSLLERVGLSPAATYARRYPRELSGGQQQRVAIARALITHPKLIVCDEPVSMLDANVQAQVLSLMKDLKEEFDLTYLFITHDLWVARFLCDRIAVMTQGQIVELAPTEDLFRNPQHPYTQTLLNAALSVKSSA, via the coding sequence ATGCCGGAACACATCCTACCGTTGCCTCTGTTCCCTGTTCTTTTCTCCCCCTTGACCCTACTTCACATCGACCAACTGCGGATAGCCTATCCCCAAACAGACCCCAACGACCCCCTCACCTGGGCCGTTGATGATGTCTCCTTTCAACTGGCCCCCGGCGATCGCCTCGGAGTCGTGGGGGAATCGGGCTGCGGAAAATCCACCCTCGGACGAGCTTTTATGGGACTTCTACCCCCCGGAAGTCATCTTGAAGGCGATATCCGCTTTCAGGGCCAATCCATTCTCTCCCGTAGCCCTGGACAGTTGCGAAAATTCCGGGGCGAGGAAATTGCCCTGATTTTTCAGGACCCCATGACACGCCTCAATCCCCTGATGACCATTGGCGACCACTGCATCGAAACCTTGCAGGCCCATCGCCCGAAATTGAGGTTCCAAGATGCCAAAACCCAGGCCCTGAATACCCTAGAAGCCGTCAAAATCCCGCGAAATCGTTGGAGTCAATATCCCCATGAATTTAGTGGAGGAATGCGTCAGCGGGTGGCGATCGCCCTGGCCCTCCTCCTAAACCCCAAACTGATTATCGCCGACGAACCCACCACCAGCCTCGATGTCACCGTTTCGGCAGAGATTCTCGATGAACTGAGGGGCCTGTGTGACGAACAAAACCTGGCCCTGATGCTGATTTCCCATGACATCGCCCTCGTGGGAGAATACTGCGATCGCCTGGCCATCATGACCGAGGGTAAAATCGTCGAAACCGGTAACACCCGCGAAATTCTCCAATCCCCCCAACATCCCTACAGTCAATCCCTCCTCAACGCCGTCCGAGAACTGCAAGAGGTGCAACCCCCGCCTCCTCCCGATCCCACCTCATCCATCTCCCCCCTCTTACAAGTCGAGAACCTCCAACAGCATTACAGCCTCGAACAAAACCTCATCGAACGCCTATTCCGTAAGGGTAAACCCGAAACCATCAAAGCTGTCGACAACGTCAACTTAAGCCTCTACCCTGGGGAAATTTTCGGCTTAGTGGGAGAATCCGGCTGTGGGAAATCCACCCTCTCCCGAACCATCCTGCAACTGGTGAAACCCACCGCCGGGCGAGTGTCCTTTCTCGGGCGAGATTTAGGACAACTCTCCCCACAACAACTGCGACAGCAACGGCGACAGATGCAGATGATTTTCCAGGATCCCCACGCCTGTCTCAACCCCATGATGACCGTCGGCGACAGCATCGCCGATCCCCTCCTGATTCATGGACTAGCTAAGGGAAAAGCCGCCCAGGACCAAGTCCTCAGCCTCCTGGAACGAGTCGGACTGAGTCCCGCCGCCACCTACGCCCGCCGCTATCCTCGGGAACTCTCTGGGGGACAACAGCAACGGGTGGCGATCGCCCGGGCCCTGATTACCCATCCTAAGTTAATCGTCTGTGACGAACCCGTGAGTATGCTAGATGCCAACGTGCAGGCCCAGGTGTTGAGTTTGATGAAAGACCTCAAAGAGGAGTTCGACCTCACCTACTTATTTATTACCCATGACTTGTGGGTGGCCCGCTTTTTGTGCGATCGCATCGCCGTCATGACTCAAGGGCAAATCGTCGAACTCGCCCCCACCGAAGACCTCTTTCGCAATCCTCAACATCCCTATACCCAAACCCTCCTCAACGCCGCCTTAAGCGTTAAATCCTCCGCCTAA
- a CDS encoding zf-TFIIB domain-containing protein: MQSPKARQITLQERDLEPGLPAQHCPETGGVWIERDPYEQWCRDNPPEDLSPEDLSQRLANLDFSPAPEDSKAALCPHSGKILIRARVDAPQPFYIERSPETGGIWLDGGEWEVLKQLGLHNQLDRLFSADWKAQLREQTQVDRQRTATIDKLGEPLAQKVFELADELRQHPNGDFGVSYLTQVVINSQG; the protein is encoded by the coding sequence ATGCAATCTCCCAAAGCCCGCCAAATCACCCTACAAGAGAGGGATCTCGAACCCGGACTCCCCGCCCAACACTGTCCTGAAACGGGAGGGGTTTGGATTGAACGAGACCCCTATGAACAGTGGTGTAGGGACAATCCCCCCGAAGACCTCAGCCCCGAAGACCTCAGCCAACGCCTAGCCAACCTGGACTTCAGCCCCGCCCCAGAGGACAGCAAAGCCGCCCTCTGTCCTCACAGCGGCAAAATCCTCATTCGGGCCCGAGTCGATGCCCCCCAGCCTTTTTATATCGAGCGTTCCCCCGAAACGGGCGGCATTTGGCTTGATGGTGGAGAATGGGAGGTTCTCAAACAGCTTGGCTTACACAATCAACTGGATCGCCTCTTTTCCGCCGATTGGAAAGCCCAACTACGAGAACAAACCCAAGTCGATCGCCAACGCACCGCCACCATCGACAAACTCGGGGAACCCTTAGCCCAAAAAGTCTTTGAACTCGCCGACGAACTCCGCCAACATCCCAACGGCGATTTCGGGGTCTCCTATCTCACCCAAGTTGTCATCAACAGTCAAGGATAA
- the patX gene encoding heterocyst-inhibiting protein PatX, with the protein MSIYKTLFLSSLLLMGFAVNVQAQRVSSTSNYDTLSQVFSTDSSNADTVPHRGSGR; encoded by the coding sequence ATGAGCATCTATAAAACTCTTTTCCTCTCTAGCCTGCTATTAATGGGATTCGCGGTCAACGTCCAAGCGCAACGAGTATCCTCCACCTCCAACTACGACACCCTCAGTCAAGTGTTCTCGACTGATAGCAGTAATGCGGATACCGTTCCCCACCGTGGTAGCGGTCGCTAA
- the crtH gene encoding carotenoid isomerase — MTATAASSSSRARSPQAYDAIIIGSGMGGLVTASQLASKGAKVLVLERYLIPGGSAGYFERSGYRFDVGASMIFGFGEQGTTNLLTRALDAVNMSLETIPDPVQIHYHLPNQLELKVHRHYEGFISELTAKFPHERQGIRRFYDECWKIFNCLNSMELLSLEEPRYLMRVFFQHPLACLGLVKYLPQNVGDIARRYIQDPELLKFIDIECYCWSVVPADLTPAINGGMVFSDRHYGGINYPKGGVGTIAQALVDGLEKAGGEIRYKARVTEIIMEGRRAVGVKLASGETLYGRRIVSNATRWDTFEKLLPPEKMPSRERRWQTRYRKSPGFLSLHMGVAADILPPNSECHHIILEDWQQMEAAQGTLFVSIPTLLDPSLAPEGYHIIHAFTPDWLESWQHLPPDEYETAKEAAAWEVVDRLEAIFPGLDAGLDYLEVGTPRTHRRFLGRDEGTYGPIPRHKLPGLLTMPFNRTAVPGLYCVGDSTFPGQGLNAVAFSGFACAHRIAVDLGL; from the coding sequence ATGACTGCAACAGCGGCTTCTTCCTCCTCCCGGGCCCGATCGCCCCAAGCCTATGATGCCATTATCATCGGCTCAGGCATGGGTGGCCTCGTCACCGCCAGCCAACTGGCCAGCAAAGGGGCCAAGGTTCTGGTTCTCGAACGCTATCTGATTCCCGGAGGGAGTGCTGGCTACTTCGAGCGTTCCGGCTATCGCTTTGACGTGGGGGCCTCGATGATTTTTGGCTTTGGCGAACAGGGAACCACCAACCTGCTCACCCGGGCCCTAGACGCCGTCAACATGAGTCTAGAAACCATCCCCGATCCCGTCCAAATTCACTATCACCTTCCCAACCAATTAGAACTCAAAGTTCATCGCCATTACGAAGGCTTCATCAGTGAACTCACCGCCAAATTCCCCCACGAACGCCAGGGGATTCGCCGCTTTTACGATGAATGTTGGAAAATCTTTAACTGTCTCAACAGCATGGAGTTACTCTCCTTAGAAGAACCCCGCTATCTAATGCGGGTCTTTTTCCAGCATCCCCTCGCCTGTTTGGGATTAGTGAAATACTTACCCCAAAATGTCGGTGACATTGCCCGTCGCTATATCCAAGACCCAGAACTGCTGAAATTTATTGATATTGAATGTTACTGCTGGTCTGTCGTTCCTGCCGACCTCACCCCAGCCATTAATGGAGGAATGGTATTCAGCGATCGCCATTATGGGGGCATCAACTACCCCAAAGGGGGCGTAGGAACCATCGCCCAGGCCCTCGTCGATGGCTTAGAAAAAGCCGGGGGAGAAATCCGCTACAAAGCCCGCGTCACAGAAATTATTATGGAGGGCCGGCGAGCGGTGGGAGTCAAACTCGCCTCTGGGGAAACCCTCTATGGCCGTCGTATTGTCTCTAACGCCACCCGCTGGGATACCTTCGAGAAATTGCTGCCCCCAGAGAAGATGCCCTCCCGAGAACGCCGCTGGCAGACGCGATATCGCAAATCTCCAGGATTCCTGAGTCTGCACATGGGAGTCGCCGCCGACATCCTGCCTCCCAACAGCGAATGCCATCATATTATTCTGGAGGACTGGCAACAGATGGAGGCAGCCCAGGGAACCCTCTTTGTCTCCATTCCCACCCTCCTCGACCCCAGTCTCGCTCCCGAGGGCTATCATATTATCCACGCCTTCACCCCGGACTGGCTGGAGTCTTGGCAACATCTGCCCCCCGATGAGTACGAAACTGCTAAGGAAGCCGCCGCCTGGGAGGTGGTCGATCGCCTCGAAGCCATTTTCCCCGGTTTAGATGCCGGATTAGACTATCTGGAAGTGGGAACCCCTCGCACCCATCGCCGCTTCCTAGGACGGGATGAGGGGACCTATGGCCCCATTCCCCGCCATAAACTCCCCGGCTTGCTGACGATGCCCTTCAACCGCACCGCTGTCCCCGGTTTATATTGTGTCGGCGATAGTACCTTTCCCGGTCAGGGCCTGAATGCTGTCGCCTTTTCTGGCTTTGCTTGCGCCCATCGCATTGCCGTCGATTTAGGTCTTTAG
- a CDS encoding glycosyltransferase family 2 protein — MFFTVIIPTYNRLPILKKCLQGLEQQQLTPPSSGYEVLVIDDGSNDGTWEWLDSYQTRMPQLRCFRQQNAGPAAARNLGLEQANGDIIVFIDSDLVVTEQFLQAHSQGLQEGIKTLGHERLFTYGAVINTCNFENPTAEPYKLTDFSAAYFATGNVAIPKHLLDKVGNFDTRFKQYGWEDLELGVRLKNIGVKLIKCPQAAGYHWNPAFSLDRLPALIEREQQRAKTGVLFYQKHPTWEVRLMIQMTPFHRALWGLLSLGGYLNEQRLRGLLEWLIQRGQSQLALEIARIFLNWYHVQAVRDAYRQYQQPLVR, encoded by the coding sequence ATGTTTTTTACAGTTATCATTCCCACCTACAATCGCCTCCCCATTTTAAAAAAATGCCTCCAGGGATTAGAGCAGCAACAGCTCACCCCCCCCAGCAGCGGCTATGAGGTCCTTGTGATTGATGATGGCTCCAACGATGGAACCTGGGAGTGGTTAGATTCCTATCAAACCAGGATGCCCCAGTTGCGCTGTTTTCGGCAACAGAATGCCGGGCCAGCGGCGGCCCGGAACCTCGGCTTAGAGCAAGCAAACGGGGATATCATTGTCTTTATCGACAGTGATTTAGTGGTGACCGAACAGTTTTTACAGGCTCACAGTCAGGGCTTACAAGAGGGAATCAAAACCCTGGGACATGAACGCCTTTTTACCTATGGTGCTGTGATTAACACCTGTAATTTTGAAAATCCCACCGCTGAACCCTATAAACTCACCGACTTTTCGGCTGCCTATTTTGCGACCGGCAATGTAGCAATTCCCAAGCATTTATTGGATAAAGTGGGGAACTTTGATACCCGCTTTAAACAGTATGGCTGGGAAGACTTAGAATTAGGCGTTCGACTGAAAAACATCGGAGTTAAACTGATTAAATGTCCCCAAGCGGCGGGCTATCATTGGAACCCAGCTTTTTCCCTAGACCGATTACCCGCCTTAATTGAGCGAGAACAGCAACGGGCAAAAACGGGGGTGCTTTTCTACCAAAAACATCCCACCTGGGAAGTGCGGCTGATGATTCAGATGACCCCCTTTCACCGGGCCCTGTGGGGGCTATTATCCTTGGGGGGATATCTCAACGAACAGCGGCTGCGGGGCCTGTTAGAGTGGCTGATTCAGCGAGGCCAGTCGCAACTGGCCTTAGAAATTGCTCGGATTTTCCTAAATTGGTATCATGTTCAAGCTGTACGGGATGCCTATCGGCAGTACCAGCAACCCCTAGTCCGTTGA
- a CDS encoding RelA/SpoT family protein, which translates to MNVASPTCRFDFSIDVPDWLKAALDDSDPHGLLSNLSPNEVDLVRRAFQFGYDLHEGQCRASGEPYIAHPVAVAGLLRELGGNGATIAAGFLHDVVEDTDITSEELEIHFGEEVRRLVEGVTKLSKFNFSSKTERQAENFRRMFLAMAQDIRVIVVKLADRLHNMRTLTHLAPAKQKRIAQETLDIFAPLANRLGIGRFKWELEDLSFKYLDGEAYAQIRDLVADKRGDRESRIHAVASTLSERLQAVGISGFEVSGRPKHLYGIYTKMQRQQKDFTEIYDIAAVRVIVNSNDECYRALAIVHDAFNPIPGRFKDYIGLPKPNRYQSLHTGVIGKGGRPIEVQIRTADMHHVAEYGIAAHWKYKESGSSQSQWTAEDEKFTWLRQLLDWQHDLKDAQEYLDSIKDNLFEDDVYVFTPEGDVVALKQGATPVDFAYRIHTEVGNHCAGAKVDGRIVPLDSHLHNGSIVEIITQKNSHPSLDWLNFVVTPSARNRIRQWYKRSHRDENVARGREMLEKELGKSGFEALLKSEPMKMVAERCNYHSVDDLLAAVGYGEVTLNQVVNRLQDTVKVQQTPPEVPSFEETTRSLMSKAIPQQSPSKGSKSPIAGIEGMVYHIAGCCKPVPGEPIIGVVTRGDRGISIHNQHCNNVSSVPGERLVPVSWNSQEEAGRVPTYPVDISIEVLDRVGVLNDILSRLKDNNINVHSAQVRTTEGKPAVIDLGIGIRDLGQLDRTFAQIRQMSDVLNMRRLQEGRVS; encoded by the coding sequence ATGAACGTAGCATCTCCTACCTGTCGCTTTGACTTCTCAATTGACGTCCCGGATTGGCTTAAAGCTGCTCTCGACGACAGTGATCCCCATGGCTTACTGAGTAATCTTAGCCCGAATGAGGTGGACTTGGTCCGTCGGGCGTTTCAGTTTGGCTATGACCTCCATGAGGGGCAATGTCGGGCGTCGGGAGAACCCTATATTGCCCATCCCGTGGCGGTTGCGGGGTTATTGCGGGAGTTAGGGGGAAATGGGGCCACCATCGCTGCTGGTTTCCTCCATGATGTGGTGGAAGACACAGATATTACCTCTGAGGAGTTGGAGATTCATTTCGGCGAAGAAGTGCGGCGGCTGGTGGAGGGGGTGACGAAACTCTCGAAATTCAACTTTTCCAGTAAAACTGAGCGTCAGGCGGAGAACTTCCGACGGATGTTTTTGGCCATGGCCCAAGATATTCGGGTGATTGTGGTTAAACTGGCAGACCGTCTCCATAATATGCGCACCTTAACCCATCTGGCTCCGGCAAAACAGAAACGGATTGCTCAGGAGACGTTGGATATTTTTGCTCCGTTGGCGAACCGTTTGGGAATTGGTCGCTTTAAGTGGGAGTTGGAGGATTTATCCTTTAAGTATCTCGATGGGGAGGCCTACGCCCAGATTCGGGATTTGGTGGCGGATAAACGGGGCGATCGGGAGAGTCGGATTCACGCGGTGGCGTCAACGTTAAGTGAGCGGTTGCAAGCGGTGGGAATTAGCGGTTTTGAAGTCAGTGGCCGTCCCAAGCATCTCTATGGAATTTATACGAAGATGCAGCGGCAGCAGAAGGATTTTACCGAGATTTATGATATTGCGGCGGTGCGGGTAATTGTCAATAGTAACGATGAGTGTTATCGGGCGTTGGCTATTGTCCATGATGCCTTTAACCCCATTCCTGGGCGCTTTAAGGACTATATTGGGTTACCGAAGCCCAACCGTTACCAATCCTTGCATACGGGGGTAATTGGCAAGGGTGGGCGGCCCATTGAAGTGCAAATTCGTACCGCTGATATGCACCATGTGGCTGAGTACGGGATTGCGGCTCATTGGAAGTATAAGGAATCGGGTTCATCTCAAAGTCAATGGACGGCAGAAGATGAAAAGTTTACCTGGCTGCGGCAATTGTTGGATTGGCAACATGACTTAAAAGATGCCCAGGAGTATCTCGATAGCATCAAGGACAATTTGTTTGAAGATGATGTGTATGTGTTTACTCCGGAGGGGGATGTGGTGGCGTTGAAACAGGGGGCGACTCCCGTGGATTTTGCCTATCGTATCCATACAGAAGTGGGGAATCACTGTGCTGGGGCGAAGGTGGATGGGCGGATTGTGCCTTTAGATAGTCATTTGCACAATGGCAGTATTGTGGAGATTATCACCCAGAAGAATAGTCATCCCAGTTTGGATTGGCTCAACTTTGTGGTGACGCCGAGTGCTCGGAATCGGATTCGTCAATGGTACAAGCGATCGCATCGGGATGAGAATGTGGCTCGGGGCCGGGAGATGTTGGAGAAAGAGTTAGGGAAGAGTGGTTTTGAAGCGTTGTTGAAGTCGGAACCGATGAAGATGGTGGCGGAACGCTGTAATTATCACAGTGTGGATGATTTGTTGGCGGCGGTTGGCTATGGGGAGGTGACGCTGAATCAGGTGGTGAACCGTTTGCAGGATACGGTGAAGGTGCAACAAACGCCGCCAGAGGTGCCGAGTTTTGAGGAAACGACGCGATCGCTGATGAGTAAAGCGATTCCGCAACAGTCGCCCTCTAAGGGAAGTAAGTCTCCGATTGCGGGGATTGAGGGGATGGTGTACCACATCGCCGGCTGTTGTAAGCCGGTTCCGGGAGAGCCGATTATTGGGGTGGTGACTCGGGGCGATCGGGGGATCTCGATTCACAATCAGCATTGTAATAATGTCAGTTCGGTTCCGGGGGAACGGCTGGTTCCGGTGAGTTGGAACAGTCAGGAGGAGGCGGGCCGTGTCCCGACGTATCCGGTGGACATTTCGATTGAGGTGTTGGATCGGGTGGGGGTGCTCAATGATATTTTGTCTCGTCTGAAGGATAACAATATTAATGTGCATAGTGCCCAGGTGCGGACGACGGAGGGGAAACCGGCGGTGATTGATTTGGGGATTGGGATTCGCGATCTCGGCCAGTTGGATCGCACCTTTGCTCAGATTCGCCAGATGAGTGATGTGTTGAATATGCGTCGTCTTCAGGAGGGACGTGTGTCGTAG
- a CDS encoding patatin-like phospholipase family protein: MTLETRKTLTRPRRILSIDGGGIRGVVAAEILLEIEKILCHNNTPWSCLADYFDLIGGTSTGSILASAIAMGMKVQDILDLYINHGREIFTPNVFWKRWLFSRYKSQPLEKKLKELFGYKTLESKDLKTFLAIVSKNATTARNYFFINHPDNRYYEDNQSLQLWQLIRASTAAPTFFPPERMTVKTRGKKHNYEFIDGGMSMFNNPSFQLFVESTQPKYRIGWKTGADNLLLVSIGTGFSSNLIPFERAKRHTLLNWAPYAIGTLMEDANVQQNFIMGLIGQTPPDLQRLMDNELENLSIPSCSGLQDTSAGTFPSLLTYHRYTTVFSEARFRQLQLDTITPAQVATMDAVDQIQTLRDIGQAIAREQVRAEYFDNFRHEDTD; this comes from the coding sequence ATGACCCTAGAAACCCGCAAAACCCTAACTCGCCCCAGACGCATCCTCTCCATTGACGGCGGCGGAATTCGCGGTGTTGTGGCGGCGGAAATTCTCTTAGAAATTGAGAAAATTCTCTGCCATAACAATACCCCCTGGAGCTGTCTCGCCGATTACTTTGATTTAATCGGGGGAACCAGCACCGGTTCCATTTTAGCCTCAGCCATTGCCATGGGGATGAAGGTTCAAGATATCTTAGACCTCTATATCAATCATGGTCGCGAAATTTTTACACCCAACGTCTTTTGGAAACGCTGGCTCTTCTCACGATATAAAAGTCAACCCTTAGAAAAAAAACTGAAAGAGCTTTTTGGCTACAAAACCCTAGAATCCAAGGACTTAAAAACCTTTCTGGCGATTGTCAGCAAAAATGCCACCACAGCCCGAAACTACTTCTTTATCAATCATCCCGACAATCGATATTACGAGGATAACCAATCCCTGCAACTCTGGCAACTGATTCGTGCCAGCACCGCCGCCCCCACCTTTTTTCCCCCTGAACGAATGACCGTCAAGACTCGGGGCAAGAAACATAACTATGAATTTATTGACGGGGGGATGAGCATGTTCAATAATCCCAGCTTTCAACTCTTCGTAGAATCCACCCAGCCCAAATATCGAATTGGTTGGAAAACCGGCGCTGACAACCTTTTACTGGTTTCCATCGGAACCGGCTTTTCCTCTAATCTCATTCCCTTTGAACGAGCCAAACGCCATACTCTCCTCAACTGGGCCCCCTACGCCATCGGCACTTTGATGGAAGATGCCAATGTCCAGCAAAACTTTATTATGGGCTTAATTGGTCAAACTCCTCCAGACCTACAACGACTCATGGATAATGAACTAGAAAACCTATCCATCCCAAGCTGTTCAGGATTACAAGATACATCAGCCGGAACCTTTCCTAGCCTGTTGACCTATCACCGTTATACAACCGTGTTCAGTGAAGCTCGCTTCAGACAACTCCAACTCGACACCATTACCCCCGCTCAAGTGGCGACCATGGATGCGGTTGACCAAATCCAAACCTTAAGAGATATTGGTCAGGCGATCGCCCGCGAACAAGTCCGCGCCGAATACTTTGATAACTTCCGTCACGAGGATACTGACTAA